The following proteins are encoded in a genomic region of Bufo bufo chromosome 11, aBufBuf1.1, whole genome shotgun sequence:
- the LOC120981543 gene encoding olfactory receptor 5B21-like, producing MENFNQTLPSRFFLLGVSTVPQLQVTGFLLFLVMYMIAMAGNCLLLITVRISPMLHTPMYFFLSNLSLIDIGFSCTVVPVILKNTLSTDKSISVGGCVFQMFCFLVFGAAECVLLAVMAYDRFVAICRPLHYSSIMNMRFHIILASIPWMVGFINSSIQVCITWRLPFCKTHHINHLFCEVPPFLRISCRDPWLNEIAMYVAAGIIVLFSFLLTLISYVYIISTIVRIRSSHGRHAVFSTCTSHLTVVTLYYGTLMSIYLQPPSSHSLETDNTLSVLYTVVTPMLNPIIYSIRNKEVKNCIINIKNRANLSKNILL from the coding sequence ATGGAGAACTTCAACCAGACACTTCCTAGTCGGTTCTTCCTGCTTGGAGTATCTACTGTCCCTCAGCTTCAGGTTACAGGGTTCCTTTTATTCTTGGTGATGTATATGATCGCAATGGCAGGAAACTGTCTTCTTCTCATTACAGTGAGGATCAGCCCAATGTTACACACCCCTATGTACTTCTTCCTGAGTAATCTTTCTTTAATTGACATTGGTTTCTCCTGCACTGTAGTTCctgtaatcctcaaaaatactctTTCCACAGACAAAAGTATTTCAGTGGGGGGTTGTGTTTTCCAGATGTTCTGCTTTTTAGTATTTGGGGCAGCAGAATGCGTTTTACTTGCCGTCATGGCTTACGATAGGTTTGTGGCCATCTGTAGACCACTGCATTACAGCAGTATTATGAACATGCGGTTTCACATCATCTTAGCCTCAATACCATGGATGGTTGGTTTTATTAACTCTTCCATACAAGTGTGCATCACCTGGAGACTTCCCTTCTGCAAGACTCATCATATCAACCATTTGTTTTGTGAAGTACCACCTTTCTTACGAATTTCCTGTAGAGATCCTTGGCTGAATGAGATAGCCATGTATGTAGCAGCCGGGAtcattgttttgttttcttttctctTGACATTGATTTCCTATGTTTATATCATCTCCACCATTGTAAGAATCCGTTCCTCACATGGAAGACATGCAGTTTTTTCTACATGTACCTCCCACCTCACTGTTGTCACCCTCTATTATGGAACTCTCATGTCCATCTATCTTCAGCCTCCATCTTCTCACTCTCTGGAAACAGACAACACTCTATCTGTTCTCTATACGGTGGTCACTCCGATGTTGAATCCCATCATCTACAGCATAAGAAATAAAGAAGTAAAAAATTGTATAATCAATATAAAAAATCGAGCAAATTTGTCTAAAAACATTTTGTTGTAA